A single region of the Vidua macroura isolate BioBank_ID:100142 chromosome 12, ASM2450914v1, whole genome shotgun sequence genome encodes:
- the FBXL22 gene encoding F-box and leucine-rich protein 22, with translation MHITQLNRECLLHLFSFLDKNSRKNLAKTCHKLLEVFQDPLLWSLLNFHSPVELKKDNFLLGPALKHLSICWYSERVKVCNIEDWMKNSFQKDFCKRHENTVSDFLLDVCNRCPNLLSLTLSGCGHVTDDCILQLLKNCPNLKSLKLENCVRITDHTLEAVTRHGASLRTLHVDFCRNVTQAGLERVREKCPSVMLRAERSANMIPDSKPERKLMLEKASRKLVQL, from the exons atgcaCATAACCCAGCTCAACCGGGAATGCCTTTTacatctcttctcttttctggaCAAAAACAGTAGGAAAAATCTAGCAAAAACATGTCACAAGTTACTAGAAGTATTTCAGGATCCTTTACTGTGGTCTTTGTTGAACTTTCATTCTCCAGTGGAACTAAAGAAGGACAATTTTCTCCTGGGGCCTGCTTTAAAACACTTATCCATCTGCTGGTATTCAGAGAGAGTCAAGGTGTGTAATATTGAAGATTGGATGAAAAACAGTTTCCAGAAAGACTTCTGTAAGAGGCATGAGAACACTGTCAGTGATTTTTTACTAGACGTTTGCAACAG ATGTCCAAATCTGCTGTCTCTGACCCTCTCTGGATGTGGCCATGTTACAGATGACTGCATTTTGCAGCTTCTCAAGAACTGCCCAAACCTGAAGAGCCTCAAACTGGAGAACTGTGTGCGGATCACTGACCACACCCTGGAGGCAGTGACCCGCCACGGGGCATCACTGCGAACACTCCATGTGGATTTCTGTCGCAATGTAACACAAGCTGGGCTAGAGAGAGTCAGGGAAAAGTGTCCTTCAGTAATGCTGAGAGCGGAGAGAAGTGCTAACATGATCCCAGACAGTAAGCCAGAAAGAAAGCTGATGCTTGAAAAAGCATCAAGAAAATTGGTTCAGCTTTAA